The DNA window TCAATGGAAGTCATGCCAGCCAGCACTTTATCCGCACCGTCCATGCGCAGCGTGAGCATGCCGTCCTTTTCGACAGCCTGCTTTTTGATGGTCCCCGCGTCGACGTTTTGCAGCACCATTGCCCGCACGGGGGGGGTCACGCGCAGGATTTCGTAGATCGCGGTTCGGCCCAGGTACCCGGTGTTGAGGCACGCGTCGCAACCGACCGGCTCGAAGATGGGTCTGCCGTTGAGGTCTTCGGGCGCGACGCCGAGTTTCTTGAGTTGTATGGGTTTGGGTTCGACCGCTTTCTTGCAGTTATCGCAAAGCACGCGCACCAAGCGCTGAGCCATCACGCCGACCAGCGAACTGGAGACAAGGAAGGGCTCGACGCCCATGTCGACCAGGCGCGTCAAGGCGCTGGCCGAGTCGTTGGTGTGCAGGGTCGAGAACACCAAGTGGCCGGTGAGTGAGGCCTGCACGGCGATTTCCGCCGTCTCCAGGTCGCGGATCTCGCCGATGAGGATGATGTCGGGGTCTTGCCGCAAAAAGGCGCGCAAGCCGCCGGCGAAGGTCAGGTTGATTTTCGGGTTGACCTGCATCTGGCCGATGCCCCTGAGCTGGTATTCGATCGGGTCTTCGACGGTCAGGATGTTCACATCGGGCGTATTGCGGCGCACGAGGGCCGCGTACAGAGTCGTGGTTTTACCCGAGCCGGTGGGGCCGGTGACCAGCAGAATGCCGTGGGGCCGCTGAATGAGATCGAGAAGCTGGTCGAACTTCACGCCACCGAGGCCGAGGTCTTCCAGGTCGAGGCGCACCGAAGATTTATCCAGCAAGCGCATGACGACGCGCTCGCCGTGGGCGGTGGGGATGACGCTGGTACGGATATCGATATCGTTGCCCGCGATTTTGATGCGAATGCGTCCGTCTTGCGGCAGCCGTTTTTCGGCGATGTTGAGGTCCGCCATGATTTTGATACGGCTGGCGATCGAGGATTGGAAGCGCTTGGGCGGCTTCATCACTTCGTAGAGGACGCCGTCGATACGGAAGCGCACGACGATTTCCGATTCGAAGGGCTCGATGTGAATATCGCTGGCCCGCTCTTTCACCGCGCGGAACATCAGGTGGTTGACCAGGCGGATGATCGGCGCTTCTTCGTCTTCCACGTCGATCAGGTCGGGCGGTTCTTCGTAGATGTCGCCGTAGCCCTGCTCTTCCTCCAGGCTGCCCATGACCTCGTCGGTGGTGTCGCTCATCCGGTCGTAGGTCAGATTGATGGTATCGAAGATCACGCCGCTGGTGGCGACGCCGATGTCCAATTCGCCGCCCAGAAAGAGGCTTAGGTCGTCGAGGGATCCGAAGTCGAGTGGGTCGGCAACGACCACGCGCACGAGGCCGCTTTGTTCGTCGCGAGCGACGGGTAACACCCTTTTGCGCTTGGCGTAGGCGATGGGGATTTTCGAGATCAGCGCGACGTCGATTTCGTCGGACTTCACGCTTTCCACGAAGGGCAGATCAAGTTGCTCGGCGACGGCCCGCAGAACCTGCGCTTCGTCCACCAATTTCATCTTGATGAGGATTTCGCCCAGGCGACCGCCCTTGGCCTTCTGCGCTTCGAGCGCTTCGTCGACCTGCTCGCTGGTGACCAACCCCTTGTCGCTGAGGATTTCGCCGAGCCGCTTATACATCGAGCCCTATTCCCCCTGACCGAAATCGGGATCCTGGCCGTCGCCGTCGTCGGCCGCATCATCGGCAGCGCCGTCGTCGACCGCGTCACCCGCGGCACCGTCGTCGTCATAGTCGGGGGTGATGTCGAGGGGACTCTCGTCGTCGCGCTCATCATCCGGTTCGCCGTCTTGCCGCACGGAGGTGCCGCGTAACGTGGGATCGACATCGATCCCGTTGGAGTCCGAGGGCCGGAACACCCGTTCCCGCGGCTTCATTTGTCCTTCATTCAGGTCCCGCTTGCGCTGCAGGCGGTTTTCCTGACGGAAGCGTTGCAGGCGGTAGTTGGCCTGCCGCGTGACTTCTTCCAGATCGCCGTTGTCTTTGATGATGTACGGCGTGATGAAAATCAGCATGTTTGTTTTTTCGGTGTTGCGCTTGCTGGTCTTGAACAAGTAACCCAGCAACGGGATGTCGCCCAGCACCGGCACTTTGGCCTCGGCGTAGGTGATATTGTCCTTCATCAGTCCGCCGATGATCACCGATTGCCGGCTCTTTACGACCACGACCGAATCCGCGCTGCGCTTGGCCGTGGTGATGCCCACCTGCGAGGCCGAAAGGCCCGCCGGGCTTTCGGTCACGGAGGACGATTCGGTGTAGAGCGTCAGGCGCACCATGTCTGACTCGTTGATGGACGGGGTGATGCGCAGCGTAATGCCCACGTCTTGCCGCTCGACCGTCGTGGTCGGATTGTTGAAGGCGTTGGAGAAAATCTGCCCCGTGACGAACGGAATGTTGTCGGCGATGACGATCTCCGCCTCTTCGTTATCGGTCGTCAGGATGTGCGGCGTCGCCATGATGTTGACGTCGCGATCGCTCTGCAAAGCGCGGAACAACGCGCCGATGTTGGCGAAGGTCTCCCCCGCGAATTCGATCGTGCCGTCGGCCGCGCCGACCGCGAAGCCGGAGATCCCGAGCGGATTGACCGCCGCGTTTTGAATGCCGCCGTAGTTCGTGCCGCCGATCACCTGCACGCCTTCTTCGCCCGGGTCGTTGGTCGAGCGGAACTCGAATCCCACTTCCAGGCCGCGCGCCGCGGTGATTTCAGCGATCAGCACTTCCACGTATACCTGCGGCCGCTGAATATCGAGTTTGTTGATCACCTCGCGCAGAATCGCCATGTCGCGGTTGCTGGCGATGATCACCAAGCTGTTGGTCGCCGGGTCGGAGGTGATACGCACCGCGCCGTCGAAATCGGCCATGAAGCGGCCGGTCGTCTGGGCGATACCCCGGGTCGGGTTGCCCGAATTGCGGTTGACTCCGCCGCTGCCCAGCGAGGAGCCGCCGAGGCGGCTGCTGCCCCCCAGACGGCTGCTGGCTCCGAAACGGCTGGAGAGAGCGCCGGCCGCAGAACTGGCGCGCGACGAACGACCGGTGCGCGTGTTGCGGTTGCGCGCATTGAGGGCGCTCGCGCCGCCCGCGCCGCCGCCGGTCCCGGCTAGATCGGCTAAGATGCCGGCCATTTCGGTCGCGTCAGCGTTTTCCAGATACACGACGTGAATTTTGCCTTCGCCTCCGGGCAGTGGCTGGTCGAGTTTTCGCACCACGTCTTTGATGCGCCGCAGGGTGAATTTGTTGGCCTTGACCACCAAGCTGTTGGTGCGCATATCCGGGATGATGCGCATGGTCTCGCCCGCCGCGATGCTTTGCGAATTGGCCGCCCCGATGCCGGAGGCGCGTCCGGCCTTGCCGCCGCGGGCCAAACGCCGCTGGCGCAACCTGGCGCGAAGGGCGCTGGTCCGCGAAGCGGCGGCGCTGGCGCCCCGGCTGCTCGCATTCGCCTCTTCCAAAAGTTCCATGATGACGTCGGCCAACGTGTCGGCGGAGGCGTATTCGATAGGAATAACTTCCAAGAGGGTTTCGGTTCCCTCGATGTCAAGCTTTTGGATGATGCGGAACAAGCGATTTATGTTGGCCGCGGAATCCAAGATGATCAGCATGTTGCTGGGGCCGTATGCGAAAACGTTGCCCTCAGCGCTGATCAGGGGCCGAAACGCGGTGGCGATTTCCACGGCGTCCACGTTCTGTAGGGAGATCAACTGGGTAATGAATTTTTCGTTGTCGCGGCCCAAACCGCGCGTGAGCGTATCGATGGGCTGGGATTGCGCGTTGGCGCGCTTGACGATTTTATTGAGCTTGCCCACTTTCAGGGTCGTCATACCGTGGACGTAGAGCACCGATTGGAAAACGTCGTAGGCTTCCTCGGGCGTCACGCAGGTTGGCGAGATAATGGTAATTTTGCCGGTGATGGTTTTGTCGAGCATGAAGTTCTGTTTGGTCGTCGCCGCCATCGTCTTGACGATATCTTGAATGTCCGTATCGTTGAAATTCACCCGCACCAGCCCGTCGGGGCATTTATCCGGCGCGGCCGGTCCGGCCACCACGGCGGGCGTACCCTCGTCTTCTTCGTCCTCTTCGTCGTCCTGCTGTTGGGCAAACGCGACGTCCAAACCAACGAGGTTCGCCACCCCGCCCCACAGCACGAAGGATCCCAGCCAACATGCCAGTAGGAAGATGAGTAGGCGCCCCGTCTTTCGCGATAAAATCATGCTTACTCCAGCCGCTCCGACCACGCGATCGAAGCTCCCCGGTTACTTAACCGTGTAACTCAATGTCTGCCGCGACCCTTTCCGCGTCACGTCAATCGAAATATTCTTGGCCGTCCGCAATTCCTGAAACAACCGCAGACCGTCTTCCGGGCCCTTGATTTCGATGGAATTGACCCGGTGCAGAATGTCGCCGTTTTGCAGACCGATTTTTTTGTACAAACTGCTGCTCTTAATCCGATGTATCTTAAAACCGTCGATTTGCCCGTTTTCGATGTGCGGCATAATCCGCGCGCCGCGCAGCATCGACGCCATGTCCTCAAAGGCGTTCTCGATCACCTCGCTGGATACGACAAACTCGTTTTCGCCGACCTTCTTGATGCCATCGGCCACCGCCTCGCCCACCGTGCGGTTCCAACGATCGCCGGCCGAAGAGAGCCCCTCGCCCAAATCGGGAAGGGAGATGACCTTGCGCTCGCCGTCGTGCAACAACTCCACCTCGCGGGCGCGAATGGCCAGCACGTCGGCAACGTCGGCGACCGTATCCCCCACGCGAAATACGGCTGTCTCGCCGTTGTGACGCGTGTTGATCACCGCGTAGGAAAGATCCGGCAATCCGGCGATCACTCCCATGAGCACGAAATCTTCGCTGCCGATCGTCGGGCCGGAATCCCGGGCGGTAAAGCCCGCCTCCAGGTTGACGCCGGCCGAATTAAATAGGCTGCGCTTCAAGACTATGTCGTAGACGTTGATCGAAGTGTACGCCGAACCGCCGGCGGCCGCCGCGGCCAGATTGACCGTCGGCGCCGTGACGATTTTCCCACGAATGTAGATGGACACTGCGTTCGCCGCCAGGTAAGCGCATAGCGCTAACACC is part of the Candidatus Lernaella stagnicola genome and encodes:
- the gspE gene encoding type II secretion system ATPase GspE — translated: MYKRLGEILSDKGLVTSEQVDEALEAQKAKGGRLGEILIKMKLVDEAQVLRAVAEQLDLPFVESVKSDEIDVALISKIPIAYAKRKRVLPVARDEQSGLVRVVVADPLDFGSLDDLSLFLGGELDIGVATSGVIFDTINLTYDRMSDTTDEVMGSLEEEQGYGDIYEEPPDLIDVEDEEAPIIRLVNHLMFRAVKERASDIHIEPFESEIVVRFRIDGVLYEVMKPPKRFQSSIASRIKIMADLNIAEKRLPQDGRIRIKIAGNDIDIRTSVIPTAHGERVVMRLLDKSSVRLDLEDLGLGGVKFDQLLDLIQRPHGILLVTGPTGSGKTTTLYAALVRRNTPDVNILTVEDPIEYQLRGIGQMQVNPKINLTFAGGLRAFLRQDPDIILIGEIRDLETAEIAVQASLTGHLVFSTLHTNDSASALTRLVDMGVEPFLVSSSLVGVMAQRLVRVLCDNCKKAVEPKPIQLKKLGVAPEDLNGRPIFEPVGCDACLNTGYLGRTAIYEILRVTPPVRAMVLQNVDAGTIKKQAVEKDGMLTLRMDGADKVLAGMTSIEEVLRVTQADFD
- the gspD gene encoding type II secretion system secretin GspD — protein: MILSRKTGRLLIFLLACWLGSFVLWGGVANLVGLDVAFAQQQDDEEDEEDEGTPAVVAGPAAPDKCPDGLVRVNFNDTDIQDIVKTMAATTKQNFMLDKTITGKITIISPTCVTPEEAYDVFQSVLYVHGMTTLKVGKLNKIVKRANAQSQPIDTLTRGLGRDNEKFITQLISLQNVDAVEIATAFRPLISAEGNVFAYGPSNMLIILDSAANINRLFRIIQKLDIEGTETLLEVIPIEYASADTLADVIMELLEEANASSRGASAAASRTSALRARLRQRRLARGGKAGRASGIGAANSQSIAAGETMRIIPDMRTNSLVVKANKFTLRRIKDVVRKLDQPLPGGEGKIHVVYLENADATEMAGILADLAGTGGGAGGASALNARNRNTRTGRSSRASSAAGALSSRFGASSRLGGSSRLGGSSLGSGGVNRNSGNPTRGIAQTTGRFMADFDGAVRITSDPATNSLVIIASNRDMAILREVINKLDIQRPQVYVEVLIAEITAARGLEVGFEFRSTNDPGEEGVQVIGGTNYGGIQNAAVNPLGISGFAVGAADGTIEFAGETFANIGALFRALQSDRDVNIMATPHILTTDNEEAEIVIADNIPFVTGQIFSNAFNNPTTTVERQDVGITLRITPSINESDMVRLTLYTESSSVTESPAGLSASQVGITTAKRSADSVVVVKSRQSVIIGGLMKDNITYAEAKVPVLGDIPLLGYLFKTSKRNTEKTNMLIFITPYIIKDNGDLEEVTRQANYRLQRFRQENRLQRKRDLNEGQMKPRERVFRPSDSNGIDVDPTLRGTSVRQDGEPDDERDDESPLDITPDYDDDGAAGDAVDDGAADDAADDGDGQDPDFGQGE
- the gspC gene encoding type II secretion system protein GspC, whose product is MLYLEYIKKYLWVVRLVVLALCAYLAANAVSIYIRGKIVTAPTVNLAAAAAGGSAYTSINVYDIVLKRSLFNSAGVNLEAGFTARDSGPTIGSEDFVLMGVIAGLPDLSYAVINTRHNGETAVFRVGDTVADVADVLAIRAREVELLHDGERKVISLPDLGEGLSSAGDRWNRTVGEAVADGIKKVGENEFVVSSEVIENAFEDMASMLRGARIMPHIENGQIDGFKIHRIKSSSLYKKIGLQNGDILHRVNSIEIKGPEDGLRLFQELRTAKNISIDVTRKGSRQTLSYTVK